ATCGCTGCCATGGTGATCTTTTTCCTTGGAATAACAATTGTCGCCGCTGGTTTGAAAGCCGGCGAGAATCCGAGATTTTGCGCTAATTGTCACATTATCGAACCCTATTATCAGTCCTGGAAAGAGGGGCCGCTTTTGGCCGCCAGGCATAGCGCTGAAAATGTTAACTGTACTGATTGCCACCAGGCTACTATCGTGGAGAAGATGCATGAGGGCTTTGCCTATGTGACCGGTCAGTATGAAGATCCGTTAAAAGAGCGCAGCGCCACCCGGGAAGACTGCCTCAAATGCCATCAGGACGATTGGCAGCAGACGGTTACCGCCACCCAGTATGATCATCGTAATCCTCACGACTCTCACTTGGGAGAGATCGACTGCAGTCTTTGCCACAAAATGCACCGGACATCCGAAGTATATTGCGCTCAGTGCCATGAGTTTGACTGGTTCAAGAAGCTTGGCAGCGATTGGAAACAATCGCAATAAAACTACACGAAATAAGAGGAGGGACTTCCATGGACCAAAATTTAAACCGGCGTAATTTTATCAAGACAACGGCAGCGGCCGGCCTGGCAATTGCCTCAGCGGCGGTGCTGCCTGGCTGTTCAGCTGCCACCACTGGCAAGGGCGGATCGGTCAGCTGGAAGGAAGAGGCGGATGTCGTGGTCGTCGGCTCAGGCTTCGCCGGCCTGGCCGCCGCCATTGAGGCTGTTGCCGCCGGATCCAGCGTGAAGGTGCTGGAGAAGATGCCGATTTCGGGCGGCAACTCCATCATTAACGGCGGCGACCTGGCCGCCGCCGGAACAAAAATGCAGGCCGAAGCCGGCATTAAGGACTCCGTGGACCTGATGGTGGAGGATATGTTAAAAGCAGGTTCTTATCTCAACCACGTGGAAAAAGTCCGCCTATTGGCGGAAAAATCCAGTGAAACTGTGGACTGGACCATGAGTCTGGGCGTTAAATATCGCAGGGTCAACTTCCATGGCGGCCATTCGGTGCCGCGGGCCCATGCCACGGCCAATGCTTCCGGCGGTGATATTGTAAAAGCCGAGCTGGCCAGGTTAAAAGAAAAAGGAGTCAATGTGGCCAAAAATAGCAAAGTGGTCCGGCTGATTCAGAACGATGCAGGCCGGGTCCTTGGCGTGGAAGTGAAGACCGGTTACAAATTTGGCGATGAAAACAGCGGCACAACCTCGTTCATTAAAGCGAAAAAGGCGGTGGTGCTGGCTGCCGGCGGTTTTTCCCAGGATGTAAGAATGCGTATGATTCACGATCCCCGCCTGACGGACAATCTGGACAGCACCAACCATGCCGGCGCCACCGGCGAACTTTTGCGGGAAGCGCTGAAACTGGGAGCAATGGATATCCATATGGACTGGATCCAATGCGGCCCCTGGACCAGTCCGGATGAAAAAGGCTTCGGCTATGTGCCCCAGTTCTGCGAGCGGCTGGTGGGCTATGCGCCGATGGTAAACCCCAAAACAGGCAAACGATTTATTAAAGAAACCGGCGACCGCAAGGTCAGAGCTGACGCCATCCTGAAGTTCGGCTATCCGGTAGTCATCCTGGGTGATTCCTACGCGGTCCAACGCCAGATAGTGCCCAAAATACTGGAAGCCGGCATGAAAAATGGCTCTGTCAAGAAATACGACACTTTGGAAGAACTGGCTAGAGCCTATGAAATTCCGGTAGGACCTTTCCTGGAAGAAGTCCGCCGCTGGAACTCCATGGTGCTGAACGGCAAGGACACCGATCATGACTGCTTAATCCTGGAAGGAGCCAAACCCACGATCGAAGGGCCTTTCTACGCTGCCAGACTATGGCCGCGGGTTCACCATACCATGGGTGGTCTGCTCACCAATCTCAAAGCTCAGGTCATCAATCAGGACTACAACCCGATTCCAGGGCTGTATGCTGCCGGCGAGATCACCGGAGGCATACATGGCGCTGTGCGTCTGGGAAGCTGCGCCCTGACCGACTGCCTGGTGAACGGCCGGATCGCCGGCCAGGAGGCGGCCAGGGAGCAAGCCTGGACTTAAGAATATCCTAGAAATCTGCACAAAATTCATCTGCAGCTTTGAAATAGGACCCTTTTCAACGGTCTCCTAGGACATTGCAACAGAAAATCAAGGCAGCATCACAAGCCGGAGCGCCTGCTTTCACAGGGCTCCGGCTTTTAAAACCGCTTTTTTCAACCGGTCCTCAAGGATTGTAAAATATTCTGCCGAACATATAGTACTGTCACTATGAATTGTACTGCCTAAGGAGCGTGACCCATCATGATCGTTACCCTGCTACAGGATCCCTGCTGCCGGCCCAGATGAAAGAAACTGCTTTGCCTGCCGCTGGCTGCCTCTGATGACAGCGGCTTTTATCAGTCGGTTAAACTGGATGAACCTTCCGATACCGTTATGCAGGCTTATGATATTTACACAATATTAGTGTTACCCTAACATATCCCCTCCGGCACCTATGGTATCATGATAAAACATAGGTGAAACCAATGCAAAAGCCTTTTATGCGATCAATAACGGAGGGGTACATGTCATGTTGCAGGAATATCAGTTTTACGGGAAGCCGAAACGTTACATCTTTGCCGTCACAGTGGGAATAGCCGTTGGTCTGGCTACAATCCTGCATGTTCTGCTGTTTGGACAAGGCGATAATGAGCTTGTCACGGAAGCGGCCCTGATGATCGGTCTGCAAGGCAATGACATTTTTTTATGGAGTACCAACCTGTATCTTCTTTATTGGGCGTACCGCAGGGGGATAAAAAGCGTGATCCCCCTGACTCTCTGGCTGAATTTTTTCATTTGGGTTTGCGTTCAGGGTTTTAAGCTGATCGCACTGGGCATTCAGACGATGGGATGGGCATCCCTCGCCTGGACGCTTCGCCCCACCGGCGAAGCGATGGGCTTTCCCAGCGGCCATGCAGCCCATGCCTTTGCCATGGCCTTGGTGCTGACCTGTTTTTATCCGCGCTGGACCTGGCTCTGGTATACATGCGCTGCGGCTATTTCCTGGTCGCGGGTTGAAAGCAGCGCTCATACCGATTTGCAGGTTGTAGTGGGCACCATAGCCGGCCTGATCATTGCCTGGGTGATGATGGTCCGGTGGCTGCGGGAAAATGACGCCCAAAAGGCCGGGCTGTTCGACGAATCAGCAACGGCCCTGCCTGTCGGAACCAATCGGCTTAAACGGGCCGCTCCCCTAAGCCTGGAATGAGTTAAAGAAGCACGTTGCAAAACTCATCTGTATCCTCGAATCAGGGGCCTTTTTCAACGGTCTCCTAAAGAAGGTGATTGCAGTAGATCCCTGGCTTGACCTGCTGTTAGGATGGGGCTGGATGGGACTGACGGTGGTTACATTCACCGAATCGTTTATTTCACCGCTGATGCCGGACCTTATTTTGGTGCCGCTTTGCCTGGCTGATCCGGCCAATGCCATTTATTATGCTGCCTTGGCTACGACAGCATCTGTTGCCGGGGGATTTATCGGCTATGGCATCGGCATGTGGCTGGGACCGGGAGTATTAAGCCGCTTTCCCGCGGCCCGGACAGCCATGGAGAAAGTAGAGGCCTATTCCACAAGAGAGGTGGCCTGGGTCATCTTTCTCGCGGTGATGTCCCCCCTGCCATACAAGGTGATCAGTATTACCGCCGGAGCATTGCGCGTCAACTTTCCTATGTTTATTTTAATTTCTTTCGCCGGACGGGCCAAACGGTTTATGATTGAAGGCGTTCTCATCTATTATTTCGGTTCGGCGGCCATTGAACTGATTCGCGAGTATTCGCTGGCCACAACGGCGGTGATTGTCGGTATTTCTCTTATCTGGAGTGCCGTATGGTGGCGGCGGCGCGTGAAGAAACATGAACTTCTAGCCACCAAGCAGGGATTGAAGCCTTAAAACATGCAGGTGCAGGGGAATAGGGCGGCAGCAGAGCTCTCCCGCTTGCAATTGATGCATAAATTCGCTCGGACCGTTGAATTGATCCATAGACACAAAGCTATATCCCATTTCCCGTACCGAATGGCAGTCACTGCCCACAGTGACTGCCTTGTCATATTTTTTGGCAAATTGCCGGGCTTTTTGGTTATCGGCGTTTAATATGATCCGGGAGTTATATATCTCAATGATGTCCACATTAGCCGCAATTTCCAATAATGCCTCTGTTTTCAGGGCCGACCGGCGCAGGCGGTCGAAAGGATGAGGAATGGCCACCAGACCTCCCTGATCTTTGACGGCAGCGACTGTTGCCTGGGGAGACAGTCCTCCCGGCACTTCCCGGGAGAGAAAATAACCGATGATTTCACCGGCAGTGGTCAGGATCTCTTCGCCGACGACGACGGGAAAAGGCGCATGCTTTGCCAAGGCTGCGGCGCCGGCGATCGTATTATGGTCTGTGACGCAAATGCCGTCCATGCCTTTGGCCCTGCAGGTCTCAACCAGTGAATCCAGAGAGAATTGCGAGTCGTGGGAATAACAGGTGTGGACATGGCAGTCGATGCGGAGTTTCGTCATATGCGGTATGCCTCTCTTATAAATAAATTCCCTGCCTATAGTTTAATGTAGCATTATAACGATACAGCCCCCCGAAAAAAATTCCTGCGGCTTCGGTATTAATTTTCAATTAAGTTTTTTTACACCCATGCAAAAAGTAGTAGAATTCTTCTAACTAATGAAGTATAATATTAATAAATAATAATTATCAATAAAGGAGAATTATTAAAATGATAAATAAGGAAAAACAAGCGGCTAAATGCCTGGATGGCAGCACAGCCGGCAAAGGGTTTGCCCGTACTGAACAAAGCAACATCGTGGCGGAAAATTACGGTTCAGGCAGTAAGGGGTTTGCGACGATGGATTTCGGTCAAAAGACTCAATTTTCGGCGCCGGAAAATTATTGCCCGGAATGCAGCACCACCGGCAAAGGCTTTGCCCGCACCGAGAAGAATCACATTGTCGCCGAAAACTGCGTCTGTCCGCGGAAGGGGTTTGCCAGCATTGATTTTGGCAGCAGAGCATAGTTTTGGCATTCACGTCTGGTCCGGTAATTCCAGGGATGCTTGCAGCGTCCCTGGAATTATTATTTTGGGAATTTTTGCGCTGCAGGCGGTTATGGGTGAAAAAAGGATTCGGCTTCATCCGGATGGAACACTTCTGAGAGAGTTATCTGCCGGTATCGGCGAATAGAATAAGCATAGAGGAGGCATATTACGTGGGTACTTTATTCGAACCGGCTTCCCTGGGAACACTTAAGCTGCGCAACCGTTTTGTCAGGTCGGCGACCCAGGACTGGCTGGCCGAAAAGGACGGACAAATTTCCGATGCTCAGATAAGCCTTTATACGGCCCTGGCAGCCGGCGGCGCCGGGCTGATCATTACGGCCCATTCGGCGGTGTCTTTGCCTTTGGGCCGGGCCGGCAATCCCCAGAATGCCATTTCCCACGACAAGTATATTGCCGGATACAGCCGTTTGACTGATGCCGTACACAAACACGGCGCCCGTATCATTCTGCAGCTTTCCCATGCCGGATGTCAAACCGACCGGGAACTAACCGAAGGGGAAATGCCGGTCGGGCCTTCGGATGTGTTTAATGCCCAGGGCCTTCGGATCGCCCGGGCCATGACCCACGGCGAGTTAGAGAAACTGATTGACGATTTTGGAGTTGCGGCGATGCGGGCTAAACGGGCCGGTGTGGACGGGGTGCAGGTCCACATAGCTCACGGCTATGCCTTGGCCCAGTTTTTGTCGCCCTGGAGCAACCAGCGTACCGATGACTACGGCGGGTCCCGGGAAAACCGGCTGCGGTTATTGGCCGAAGTGATCTGGCGGATACGGGAAGCGGTCGGCGGGGACTTTCCCGTGCTGGTTAAGCTGAACACCACTGACGGCGTGGATGCGCCCGAAACTCTGACTTTGGATGATGTGGTTTGTGCCGCTCAGACTATTGCCGATCATGGCGCCACTGCCATTGAAGCAAGCGGCGGCACTGGGAGGGTAAGCCGTCTGGTCATGGCTAATACTGGCATCGTGAAACCTGAGCAGGAAAGTTATTTTGCCCCGGCGGCAGCTGCCATTAAGGCCAAAGTCAGCCTGCCGGTTCTTCTGGTAGGGGGCAACCGGTCTCGGGCGGTTATGGAAGCGAATTTGGCCCAGGGTAAGGCTGATTTCATATCCCTCAGCCGTCCTTTTGTCCGGGAGCCGGATCTGGTCAACCGGCTGGCGGCCGGACAGGAAAAAGCCGCCTGCATTTCCTGCAATGCCTGTTTTAACCCCAAAGGCCTGCGTTGCTGTTTTACAGACAAAAAATAAACGTTCAACGGATTATCAGGAGGAAAATGTGAAAATAATAAGTCCCAAAGGCGGGAATGGGAAACGATGCAGCTGGATTCACCTGGCGGTTTTGGCGGCCGCCTGCTGGCTGGCAGGGGGCAATTCAGCGGTCGCGGCGGACCTTTATGGTCATCCGGTGCACTGGGAGATGCTGCGGACAGAGACGCCAATGGATCTGACTATTCACGGCGAGCCGATTGCCACGCAGGAACAATGCCTGCAGTATCTTCTGCGGCGCAATTCCCTGCCCTTTTTAACGGTGAGCCCCGCGCAACTGGTAGAGTATTATTACAGGGAAGCCGGACGGGAAGGCATTCGGCCGGATGTGGCTTTTGCCCAGGCCCTTCATGAGACCGGCAACTTCCGGTATGGGGGAGATGTGGTTCCCCTGCAGAATAATTACTGCGGTTTGGGAACCACCGGCGGCGGGGTTAAAGGCGCCTGGTTTTCTTCGGCAGAAATCGGTGTAAGAGCGCAGATCCAGCACTTGTTGGCCTATAGCGCTACCCGTCCGCCGATTATGCCGGTGGTGGATCCCCGCTATCATTTAGTAAAAAAAACCGCTTATTTCGGCCAGATGGTTACCTGGACCGATTTAAACGGTAAATGGGCGGTGCCTGGCCGGACGTACGGCCAGAGAATCTTGACTATTCATGAATGGATTCTGACCGGCAAGTAGGAGACCGCTGAAAGAGGCCCATCTGGGCCACTTCAACCTCCTGCAGCAGACTCCTAAATCGGATCTAAGAATCTGCTTCCAGCACATTGATGGTTACCAGACTAATGAATCCGATCATAACGATTACTGGAATGGCAGTCACTGCCATTCTTTTTGCGAGACTGCGCCTGTCAGGGCACAGGACGATATCGGTTTCCGCGGCTATATCTCCGATCCGCCGGCCGTAAAAGATGAGAGTCAGCAAATCCAGAGGCCATATGACCGTAAACACATTGCGCAGCATTAGTTTTCCGATAGCCGGGATTTCATTGTGGTTGCCTATGTTGCGCACGGCAAGGCGCAACAGCCATCGCCCCGGACTCACACCGTTTACGCAGTCTTTGATGGTTATCAGCAATATCCCGAACAGCATGGAAATAGTTGTAATCCGCATAAGGTCATTCATATCGCCGTTTTCAAAATCCATTTCCCACAAAATCACAAAAATCATACTCAATCCAATCAGCATGTGATCGATGCAAAAAGCTGCAAATCTTCTGATCATTGACGCGCTTTGCAATGTACGTATGTGTAGCATAAACGGTTTCTCCTCTGTCAGAACTAAAATGAAATGCTACCATTACTATCGACATTTTTACGCTTTATTTAAATAAGAAGTGCGGGATTTAGATGTTTTTTTACAATTATCTGTTATTCGTGTTAAAATAATTGTGTTACAATATACATGTATGTGCGTGTTCGGGACCTGAAGGAGGCAACACATAGGATGAAAGAAATGAAATTTACTTCCGCCGGTGAGGACTCTTTAAGCAATAAAGTATTTAAATTTGTTAAAACCCAGATTATCAACGGAGGCTATGGGCCTGGAGAAATCCTGCTGGAAGGAAAATTGGCCGATGAATTGGGCGTCAGCCGCACTCCTGTCCGTGAAGCCATCAGACTGCTGGAAATGGAAGGGCTGGTGGAGACCGCGCCCAAAAAAGGGACAGTCGTATTGGGAATATCGTCTAAAGACGTTCAAGATATCTTTGCCATCCGGCAATTGCTGGAAGGATTGGCAGCCCGCCTGGCGGCGGAGCGGCTGACAGGCGACGAGCTGAAAGAGTTGCAGAAGACGTATGACTTAATGGAATTTTTCACTCAAAAAGAGGATCCTGAGGAACTGACTGATTTGGATAACCGGTTCCATCATATTATCTACCAGGCCTCCGGCAGCAGGATACTGAACCTGACCCTGCACAATCTGCACTATTACGTGCAGCTGGCCCGTCTGGATTCTCTCCGGTCGCCGCAACGTCCGCCCCATGTGATCGATGAGCATAGAGCCATCCTGGATGCTTTGGCGAAGCGCAATCCCGATCAGGCTGAACAAGCCATGGTTCACCACGTAAAAATGGCTTACCGCAATATCTCCAGTCATTTTCCCGAAACCAACCGGTAATGCATCGGAACCGGACGTTTTTTGTCCGGTGAAATAGGGTTTTTAAGCAACAGGCGAACATCATTGAATGTTCGCCTGTTTACTTTTCAATCAGGCAAATGCGGCGCAGCAATGCTATCCGTCTTTTTGCTGTTTCTTCCTGGCCCGGAATTTTTACCTTCATCAGACTGGCGCCTGTATTGTCGCACCGGCGTTTGGCCTCGTCATAGAAAAACCAGCGGAATTTATGCGCCTCATTTGGTAAATACTAAAATTGACAGACCAAGGTGAGGCATAAGTAAGTGGTAGATAGTAATTGTTTACTTTATTAAACATTTATTGTCAGGCTTGTCTTGATTTTGTCACAGTTATCAGTTATAATTTCCAATACAAGGATAAATTTTCCAATTACAAGGAGACGATGTAATATGTTTTATTTATTTCAGGTAATTATCCTGGCATGGTTTTCCAATTACATATCGCGCAGACTGGCGAAAGAATAACGATTTGACGAAGGACCGCCCAGGGGGCGGTTTTTCGTTACCCAATCGATCAGATTAAAGTAGTTTTTGATTTTATCCGATAATATCAATGACAATTTAACGGGCGGTTGTTTAGATTTGCCCAACAGCAACAGGGAGGGTTCAGGATGGATGTGAGTCGAGTAGGATTGACCCTGTCGACGACCGGACAGGGAAACAGCGCGGGGAAAAATTCCGGCACGACAGGCGGCAAGGCGGCAAAGCAACAATATGTTACGGTTCAGGAAGGGGATTATCTATACACCTATTTGGTTATCGGCGATCATATCAGAGTCCTCATTGGCCGTACGGCGGCGGATAAGGAGGATGATGAAGGAGAACAAAGCGGGCAAGAGCAGGATCAGTTAACCGGCATTGATGCGGAAGCGGCAGACAGACTGAACGTTGCGGCTAATCAGACCGGAGAAAATAATAAGCGGAGACTTCTTGAATATGCTTCCAATATGGATGTTGAAACTTTTTTACAATGCCGGCAGACAGTAATGGCAAAGCAGCATGCCTAGAAAAGACAGCAGCAAGGCAGACAGAGCTGGAGGAAATTTCTAGTTCAAAAAAGCCAAAAAATAAGCAAACACCGCATTCAAGCCGCAAGGCATGAAGCGGTGTTGTCTGTCTTTTAATTCACATTTTTAATGACACAGAAGCCGCACCCAAAGATGCGGCTTGGTTGCTAGGCTTTTACATCGACAGCGCTTCCTAGACTGGGGGATGGAGGAACGAGAATATTCAACATAGCCTGCTGGCTTGCCTCGGTGGTATCCAGCGCCTTCTTGAGCAGCAAAATACCGGCATTCCCTTGTACCTGAGCTTGCGAGTTCACTGTTGACAGTGCAGCAATATCCATAAGACCCCTCCTTTGGTTATAGTATACATCGGCCGGAGGCAAATAACAATGGGGTATGGCTGCCGTCATAATTTCGTCATACTTTTTACTTATAATAGTAACCGAAAGAGGATTCGTAATTTTTGCATGAATAAGCCGTCTGGAGCTGAATGGAGAGCAATGATGAAAGGATTTGTACAATATCACATACTTAAAATTCTCAGTCATTTGATTTCTTTTCTGCCTTATTCACTGATTTGCCGGATTGGCCGGGGAATAGGACGTCTTTATTTTCGGGTGGCCGGGGGACAGCGCGAACGGGGAATTGAGCAGGCCATGCACAGCCTGGAAATTCCCTATAATGAAGCCAGAGGGCTAATTCGCGAAGTGTTTTGCAACTTGGGGCAAACATTGATGGAAGTCTTGTATATTCCGGCATTAGCCCGCAAGGATATCAGCCGGTATGTTTCCATTGAAGGCTTGCCTTATTTGGAAGAAGCTTTAAACGCAGGGCGCGGTGTGGTGCTCCTTACCGCTCATATGGGTAATTGGGAATGGCTGGGCGCTGCCCTGGCGCATACCGGCCTGCCGATAACCACCATCGTTAAACCGCAGCCCAATGCGCAATATACCCGCATCCTGAATGAATACCGGAGACAAGTTGGATTAGAAGTCTTTAACCGCGGGTCGACAGAAATTGTCAAGGCGGCCCGGGCGCTAAAACAAGGCAAGGCATTGGGCTTTCTCGCCGATCTGGATGGCGGGACGGAAGGCATATTTGTGGATTTTTTTGGGAGTCCGGCATCTACACCTGTTGGTCCGGCGCTTTTTGCGAAAAAATTTAATTCTGCCATTATCCCGGTATATGCCTATCATCTGCCTGGCGGCGGCCACCGGGTAGTCATAGAACCGCCGCTGTCCTATGAGCATTGTGTCGACCCTGAACAGGAAATTTTGCAAAACACGGTAAAAATGACCCGCACGATTGAAAATGCAATTAGAAAGCACCCCTCGGAATGGTTGTGGTTTCTCAGGCGTTGGCATACGCCGGAAGACAATGGAAAGAAGCGGAGTTTCATTGACCGCCGTCCGAGCCATACGGCTGCTGATCCTGCCATCCGGTAAAGCTGGCTGCACAGCCAATGATGAAATGAAAGCCTATAACAGCCCCCTATGTAGAGTCCTAATCCTACATAGGGGGCATGTTCTTTATAATGAATAAAGTTAGGACAAATGCTCTACTGACGGTAGCAGGTAATTTAGCGATTTTTGACGAACCATATACTCACATTGAGTAGGCGAGAGTGCAAGAGGTGATTCAATGCCAAGCAATCGCGTCGTAAAAGCGGAGACCCTGATCCATGCAGATGTCGAAGATAGGCTCCTGACTCTGGAAAATAGTCTCCTTGTGGTTTCCGGCAATATCGGTTTAGTATCCGGCCAAATGGAAGCCGTCAGTCG
Above is a genomic segment from Acetonema longum DSM 6540 containing:
- a CDS encoding cytochrome c3, whose product is MTEHDAQNSETPKNFFLRKKRWLIAAMVIFFLGITIVAAGLKAGENPRFCANCHIIEPYYQSWKEGPLLAARHSAENVNCTDCHQATIVEKMHEGFAYVTGQYEDPLKERSATREDCLKCHQDDWQQTVTATQYDHRNPHDSHLGEIDCSLCHKMHRTSEVYCAQCHEFDWFKKLGSDWKQSQ
- a CDS encoding flavocytochrome c, with the protein product MDQNLNRRNFIKTTAAAGLAIASAAVLPGCSAATTGKGGSVSWKEEADVVVVGSGFAGLAAAIEAVAAGSSVKVLEKMPISGGNSIINGGDLAAAGTKMQAEAGIKDSVDLMVEDMLKAGSYLNHVEKVRLLAEKSSETVDWTMSLGVKYRRVNFHGGHSVPRAHATANASGGDIVKAELARLKEKGVNVAKNSKVVRLIQNDAGRVLGVEVKTGYKFGDENSGTTSFIKAKKAVVLAAGGFSQDVRMRMIHDPRLTDNLDSTNHAGATGELLREALKLGAMDIHMDWIQCGPWTSPDEKGFGYVPQFCERLVGYAPMVNPKTGKRFIKETGDRKVRADAILKFGYPVVILGDSYAVQRQIVPKILEAGMKNGSVKKYDTLEELARAYEIPVGPFLEEVRRWNSMVLNGKDTDHDCLILEGAKPTIEGPFYAARLWPRVHHTMGGLLTNLKAQVINQDYNPIPGLYAAGEITGGIHGAVRLGSCALTDCLVNGRIAGQEAAREQAWT
- a CDS encoding phosphatase PAP2 family protein gives rise to the protein MLQEYQFYGKPKRYIFAVTVGIAVGLATILHVLLFGQGDNELVTEAALMIGLQGNDIFLWSTNLYLLYWAYRRGIKSVIPLTLWLNFFIWVCVQGFKLIALGIQTMGWASLAWTLRPTGEAMGFPSGHAAHAFAMALVLTCFYPRWTWLWYTCAAAISWSRVESSAHTDLQVVVGTIAGLIIAWVMMVRWLRENDAQKAGLFDESATALPVGTNRLKRAAPLSLE
- a CDS encoding YqaA family protein, with the protein product MGLTVVTFTESFISPLMPDLILVPLCLADPANAIYYAALATTASVAGGFIGYGIGMWLGPGVLSRFPAARTAMEKVEAYSTREVAWVIFLAVMSPLPYKVISITAGALRVNFPMFILISFAGRAKRFMIEGVLIYYFGSAAIELIREYSLATTAVIVGISLIWSAVWWRRRVKKHELLATKQGLKP
- a CDS encoding PHP domain-containing protein gives rise to the protein MTKLRIDCHVHTCYSHDSQFSLDSLVETCRAKGMDGICVTDHNTIAGAAALAKHAPFPVVVGEEILTTAGEIIGYFLSREVPGGLSPQATVAAVKDQGGLVAIPHPFDRLRRSALKTEALLEIAANVDIIEIYNSRIILNADNQKARQFAKKYDKAVTVGSDCHSVREMGYSFVSMDQFNGPSEFMHQLQAGELCCRPIPLHLHVLRLQSLLGG
- a CDS encoding NADH:flavin oxidoreductase; translated protein: MGTLFEPASLGTLKLRNRFVRSATQDWLAEKDGQISDAQISLYTALAAGGAGLIITAHSAVSLPLGRAGNPQNAISHDKYIAGYSRLTDAVHKHGARIILQLSHAGCQTDRELTEGEMPVGPSDVFNAQGLRIARAMTHGELEKLIDDFGVAAMRAKRAGVDGVQVHIAHGYALAQFLSPWSNQRTDDYGGSRENRLRLLAEVIWRIREAVGGDFPVLVKLNTTDGVDAPETLTLDDVVCAAQTIADHGATAIEASGGTGRVSRLVMANTGIVKPEQESYFAPAAAAIKAKVSLPVLLVGGNRSRAVMEANLAQGKADFISLSRPFVREPDLVNRLAAGQEKAACISCNACFNPKGLRCCFTDKK
- a CDS encoding glucosaminidase domain-containing protein yields the protein MKIISPKGGNGKRCSWIHLAVLAAACWLAGGNSAVAADLYGHPVHWEMLRTETPMDLTIHGEPIATQEQCLQYLLRRNSLPFLTVSPAQLVEYYYREAGREGIRPDVAFAQALHETGNFRYGGDVVPLQNNYCGLGTTGGGVKGAWFSSAEIGVRAQIQHLLAYSATRPPIMPVVDPRYHLVKKTAYFGQMVTWTDLNGKWAVPGRTYGQRILTIHEWILTGK
- a CDS encoding RDD family protein codes for the protein MLHIRTLQSASMIRRFAAFCIDHMLIGLSMIFVILWEMDFENGDMNDLMRITTISMLFGILLITIKDCVNGVSPGRWLLRLAVRNIGNHNEIPAIGKLMLRNVFTVIWPLDLLTLIFYGRRIGDIAAETDIVLCPDRRSLAKRMAVTAIPVIVMIGFISLVTINVLEADS
- a CDS encoding GntR family transcriptional regulator, yielding MKEMKFTSAGEDSLSNKVFKFVKTQIINGGYGPGEILLEGKLADELGVSRTPVREAIRLLEMEGLVETAPKKGTVVLGISSKDVQDIFAIRQLLEGLAARLAAERLTGDELKELQKTYDLMEFFTQKEDPEELTDLDNRFHHIIYQASGSRILNLTLHNLHYYVQLARLDSLRSPQRPPHVIDEHRAILDALAKRNPDQAEQAMVHHVKMAYRNISSHFPETNR
- a CDS encoding YjfB family protein; the protein is MDIAALSTVNSQAQVQGNAGILLLKKALDTTEASQQAMLNILVPPSPSLGSAVDVKA
- a CDS encoding lysophospholipid acyltransferase family protein; protein product: MKGFVQYHILKILSHLISFLPYSLICRIGRGIGRLYFRVAGGQRERGIEQAMHSLEIPYNEARGLIREVFCNLGQTLMEVLYIPALARKDISRYVSIEGLPYLEEALNAGRGVVLLTAHMGNWEWLGAALAHTGLPITTIVKPQPNAQYTRILNEYRRQVGLEVFNRGSTEIVKAARALKQGKALGFLADLDGGTEGIFVDFFGSPASTPVGPALFAKKFNSAIIPVYAYHLPGGGHRVVIEPPLSYEHCVDPEQEILQNTVKMTRTIENAIRKHPSEWLWFLRRWHTPEDNGKKRSFIDRRPSHTAADPAIR